GCAAGAGTTGTCTCACTCTTTCCTCAGCCAGGTGGGGGCAGGAACCCTGCTGCACCTCCAGCAAAACAGCCAAGTGAACTGGAACGACTCAGCTTTTAGGCTGGTTGATTTAATGAGAGCATTGTGCTTACCTGTGAGTGACTTGTCACATTGGACCAAGACTTGGTAAGTGCTGATAGCCACATGTGGCCCAGTATGGGTGATGCTGGGCAAGgtacagggtctctctgtgcagccctggctgtcctgtaactcaatCTGTAACCTGGCTGGCCTCTGTGTCCTGAAGGTGTtcgccacccctccccccaaccctgcTGAGGACCCTATTCAGTAGTTTAGACTCTTTTATTCCTACTAAAAATTCGAGCTgtcctactctttttttttagatttttgagacaaagtcttactttGTATCCTAAAATCAAACCCTTGATCTTCCCGCCCACACCTGCCTAGGGCCAAGCTGCAGGCATGCAGTGTCCCGCCTCTCCCAGAGGTCTGGAACAGATGATGTACATTCTGTGAAAGCCTTTATCACAGCCCTGTCTGCGAATTCTTATGTCTAAGTGAGTTCTGGATCAACGTCTTTCTCTAGTGACCATATTCCGTTGCTGCTTAATCTGTCAGTCATGGAGTGGACACCAGATGATGTGAATTTCCATCGTTGTGGGCTTCATGCAGCCTTCCTGCTCCAGTTTTTGGAGGTGcagtggagttttttttttttttttttcaagacagggtttctctgtgtagctcactctgtagaccaggctggcctcgaactcagaaatccgcctgcctctgcctcccaagtgctgggattaaaggcgtgcgacaccactgccaggctgataGATTCCATTCTTAAAGTTAGCCACCAAgctctattcccttatttggccactttctCCTCCTAAGGCTGACTATCAAGGTCCAGCTATTAAAGCCCTATCCAAAAAAAATATACCAACGTGTTCTAGTCTGTTCTAACACAGCCCTTTTCTCTTTAGCCACTAAAACTTTTCTTCCCCCCTCATAATAAAGGATCTGCCTGTGAAAACAGGGGCTTGGGAGCGTTTTGTGCCTAATCTAAAAGAGAACCCCTGCTGCGAGGGGACTCTTACTGCACACAGgtgtgaggaggaaagggaagcctGGGTTTCACCAGACCCCGTGATAGTCCTGGAAAGTGATCACCACTCAGGATGCACATGGCAGGGAAGCTCTTCCCAAGACCATGTAACTGGGTGTTATGTCCCAGCTCCAGTCCAAAAGAGATATTATCAGGCATACAGTTCTACAGTGAGTGAGAAAAGTGAATCCCCACGAGAAGAAATGTAATCGCAGGAGAGTGGTCAACAGCGCAGACAGTCTTGTGTCCGGGCTGCTCTGTAACCTCTCAACAAAGGGCTTACTGCGCATGGTGACTGTGGTCTGAGaactttttttcgagacaaggtttctctggaattcactctgtagaccaggctggcctcgaacacagaagtccacctgcctcccaaatgctgggactaaaggcgtgcgccaccactgcccggtggaaactttctttctttcttttttttttttggagtcaggaactcactgtgtagaccagagtggcctcaaatagatatccacctgcctcggcatctcgaatgctgagattaatggcAGGCACTCTCAGGCCAGACTCTCTTCCCTAGGCGTGTGGATCGTGTGGCTGCTGGAGCCAGAGGAGTGGGGCAGGGCCTGGGGTGAGGAGGGGAAGGATAGCGAGGACGCAGTTCAGTTCGCAGGGTGAGTAGAGGGTTCTTGAAGAGAATGAGTGTGCAGAGGAAAGCCAGTGGTCCAGCTCATTTGATCcgacctcagtttccctttccAAGGACTGGGCTTCCCGTTCCAGCCTCCCTCCGCCGCGCTCGGCCGTTCCTCCCCCAGGTTCTGGCAGCGGCTTCCCGGAAGCGCCCCAGGTCTGTGTCGCTAGCGTTCCAGCAGAGCGGGCAGGTTTCCTCTGACAACCTTCCAATCCTCGAGGGCGGCTGGCAGACACGCCAAGTCCAATCCAACCGGCACAGGACGGAGGGGCTGGACTCCGCGGAGGAGGCGGAGTCTGAGGAAAGAGGCGTGTCTTGGTCGGAGGCGGAGCCAGGGACCTACGCCTGCGCTTTGTGCGAAAGAGCAGGGGTGTCTTCGCACCGGAAGCGGAAGTTGAAACTCATAAACCGGCCTCCGGGATGGTGGATACAGTTAGCGTGGCCCGGAAGCACTTACCGACGAACCGCCCCCTCCTGCCCAATAGTGCTGCGGAGGAACGAGCCACTTCCTTTCTGCGCTCTCGCTGGACCAGTGAGTAGGTAGGCCGCGCGGCGGGCTGTGGGCGCGAGttgggccgggccgggccgggccgggcgcGGCGTGGTTGGGGAGGTCGCGGTCACATGGCCAGGAGGGCTTGGGGCGGGGGCCATGGGTCTGCTTGGGCCGGCAGACTCGGAGTGCGGGCCTGACCAGCCTCAAGACCCACGTGGTAACTCTGCAGGGACGGCCTCAGAATGCAGAACGACGCCGGCGAGTTTGTGGACCTGTACGTGCCGCGGAAATGGTGAGCATCTGCGGCTCCATTTTTTTCGGCGCCCACTATCCCCCCTCCCTTTCATCCACTGTTCTCTCATGACCTGTTTAAACGCACTGCGGATTTCTTTACTCAGCTCCGCGAGCAACCGCATCATTGCTGCCAAGGACCACGCATCCATCCAGATGAATGTGGCCGAGGTGAGCTGGGAACCCGACGGTGAGGCTAGTCCCCGAGGGAAGGAATTATGAGGCAGTTAGGCCTCTGTCTGGCTCTTCTCATTGGTGTTTCCTAACATCAAGGGTTGACCGAAAGCGTGGAGTGGGGTCGAATCTCCCAACCTCTTCTTTTTTCCCAGGTTGACCGGAACACAGGCCGGTTTAATGGCCAGTTTAAAACCTACGGCATCTGCGGAGCCATTCGCAGGATGGTGAGTTGTGCCTTGTGAATACTTGAGCTGTGAGGGTGTCCATTTCTTTTTGGGGATATAATTTTGGGTCTGCTAAGCAGGGAGCCCAGCTCTGTGAGGATACTCAGgtatctgtttttaattttgaagggTGAGTCAGATGACTCTATTCTCCGACTGGCTAAGGCTGACGCAATTGTCTCAAAGTAAGTGGGGGAATCTCACATTGGGGTTGAGTGGCTTGGGATGTCCCAAGAAATAATACAGCTTTTAATactactttttttcctttgttaggAACTTTTGAGCAGAAGAAATCAGGAATAATTTGTAACAAATAAAAGCTGTACCTGTGACAGCTAAGTCtgcttttactgtttttattatgtaGAGCTGGTGTTCTTATTGTGACCAGAAAAGGGGCAGCACACTTACCTGAAAGGAGACAAGCAAGGAAATACGTTGCAAAAACAAGTTTTActttaacaaaaacattttaacacCTTCCATTCAAAACCTTCTGGACATAAACAACATTGTGAGGTCTGACACAGCTGTGTCCTGTTGAGTGCTGAGGGTGCAGCACCAGGTCTGTGGCATTGGGTCACAGTCCAGCTGGACACCACGAACATACCTCAAATTTCTGGACTCAAGTCTATTGGAGTCTGTTTAGCCTGTTTGGTTTAAGGGTCGGCTTCGTTTTAACAGTGCTCAGTAGCACATGCCAGCAGCTCCTCTTAGCGTTGTTGAGGGCAAGGAGGGACAGAATATGCCTTACTACATAAATCTAGAGGCTTAAATTGTTTGCCAGCTTTAACATTTGTCCCATCAGTCAGCCATATCTAGGAAGTTCATTTTAAGCAAAATGATGGGGCTACCCTGAAGATGTGACCTGTTTACATAACCGCTGGCTCTGAGCACATGGCATGCTTACACAAGCATAAGCACGGACAGGATAAAAGACTGGTATTTACTATCCTTTGAGGTTCCTGTTACTGACCTACTAGGCCTAGGTAGTTGGGTGGTGTCAAGCTTGAGAGGATGAGCATTTCTGGGATAGGAGGCTGTGGAACCAAGCACTTGAGAGCAGTGGGGCTGGCATCTGCCAGGCTGGTGACCAGTTTCTAAGGAAGGATAGATAACAGGCCTGCGGAGGATGGCTCTTGTCTGGTGTCAGCAGGGAGAAAGTGGCCCAGTCCGCACACAAGCAGGTTGGCCTAGATGACATCGACTCATTGATGTTGGCAGCAGGGTCAGTTCTGTCTGCTTGATGGAAGTATGGTTCAAAGTCAGCAGCAGGCCTTAATGGGCCATCATTGTTCCCATAGAGACCAAATCTCAAGTTACAATACCTTTCTCCATCATGATATTGCTTAGGAAAGTCAAGAGCCCAGTCAGTGGTTGTCTTAAACAGTCAAGTAACACAACAGCAGGGAAAAGTTGTGCTGGCAGGAGgctggggtgggtgtgtgtgtggtggtgttggCCAAGCACTGCTGTGCATGATGGCATGGGTTTCACAGTGGCAGATGCTTTAACAAAGTCCAGTAAGAGCAGACTCAGAATGGGTCAAGGTGTCTGCCCTTTCCTGTATCTTGACCAAAAATAAAGTGCTGATGGGGAATTTTGCCTGGGTGGAGGCACCAGAAGACAAGCCTGGCAAGTGCAGCATATTCAGAAGGTTTGGACACCTAAGTCTCTACAGGAATGGTTTCATGGCTAGGCAAAGTGAAGGCTGGACCTCAAGATTCACAATATAAACCAGGCTTGGCCTCAGGCACATGGAAAGCAAACCAAGTCCCATACTGTtcatctgcttcaggaaaatcAACAGGGTCTCAGGGTAGAGGTGTGGTGTACCCCAAAATAAAAGTGTCTCTTTCAAAGGAAGCCAAGAACTGCTGTGGGCTGTGAGGGGCAAGCGgaggagagacagggacacagTCAGTGCTCTAGCTAAGCTACTCGCCATCCTGCCAAAGCAGCCTCCCTGTGGGGTTACAACTGCTGGGTGAGGCGTCTGTAGTGAGGTAACACTTGGTTCTCTGGGAGGTACAGGGCCAGTTCCAAAGCCACAAGCACCGTGAACTCAAATCCAATGAGATCTTTTCTGTTGAACCGGAACCTCTCCTCCAGCTTCTGCAGTGAAGGAGACAAAGGGTCAGTGGGTTAGCTCCGGCTGTGTCCCCATCTAAGGCCCAGTGCCTGCTGTGCACACCTCGCACTCACGTCAATAAGCTGCTTCACTTCACTCTTGCGGAGGTCACTGCTGATCTTGGCAGCCAACAGAACACAGGCGCCAGCACACAGTTTGCGGTTCTGTTTGTTGAGCTTGCCTTGCAGTACAAGCTTCTCAAAGTATACATAGGCCATGGACACAGTCACAGGCTCCAAGCTGCACTCTTCAGAAAGGTTCCGCATCTCCCGTTTTAAACTGTGGGTGGGATGGGAACCATGTCCTTGGGGCAAATCTATGTCATGAGACTATGATGAAGCAGCGACCACCCTTCCACCACTGTGCCATGTGCTGTGGGCTGTCAGCACACATGGAGAAAGCCCAGAACCTGGTTAGGTGGCTGGGAAAGGGTATGTGCCTAGCCCACCCTTACCTCCTAATTTTGCTCAATGTCAGTTTGATATGAGGGAACTTCTCCCTGAAGGTCTCGTTCATGTCCTTCTTGAGGTCTGCAGGTTTCACATACTCTATAACGGTGGTCTATAACAGAAGCAGAGGTAAGTAGGGCAAGATGCTTGGGAATGGATGCCCTGAAGCCTGGATGTACAGATGTGAGCATGTGGGACTTCAGAGAGGTGCTTGCATTTCTGAAGATAAGATGCCTCAGTTTGTCTTGTGTGGATAATAGGCCCAGTCTGCCAGGCATTCAGAGGTGACCCCAGGAGATACCCAGCATGGCTGGCTATCCTGCTTTGGCACACTGCCCTTGGCTATGACCCTTCCCACTACCTGTTGGTGCTGGGTGGGGACAAGGCACCCTGGGATGGCTGTTCTGAGATTCTGGTGCTCATTCAGTGAACCCTGAACTATTTTAGGGTTATG
The nucleotide sequence above comes from Mastomys coucha isolate ucsf_1 unplaced genomic scaffold, UCSF_Mcou_1 pScaffold15, whole genome shotgun sequence. Encoded proteins:
- the Rps21 gene encoding 40S ribosomal protein S21; this encodes MQNDAGEFVDLYVPRKCSASNRIIAAKDHASIQMNVAEVDRNTGRFNGQFKTYGICGAIRRMGESDDSILRLAKADAIVSKNF